The Sparus aurata chromosome 10, fSpaAur1.1, whole genome shotgun sequence genome includes the window CCCCTCCAGACTGAACTCCTTTATAATGAGTTTACTTGTATTTAGTTTCACAACAACTCTAACATTGTAATATCACGGTGGATATATAAGACAGCAAGCAAAAGCAGAatcatattggaaaaaacttgAAGTTCCCTCACACCTGAGATCagtgatttaatatttaatatttgagCTTAATCGACTAAATTTGATGTCACTGTGCACAAAATTGGACCTGAGGGAGGTGAAGCTCATGTAGAGTCAAAAATGATAGTGCTGATCCTCTGTGGGCCATCAGATTgtgatttttttacaatttattgtCACTTTCATGACATGAAACAATAAATGGAACAGTTCAAACTCAGTGGAATAATGATATACTCTGGTTGATCACAGTAATATGAGCAACAGCCACCtgttttaatctaaatgtaCATTTGAATGGTATGTGAGTCGGTGCTTCATTTATCTCAGGTTGTTGGAAACATCTTTCTGAATTCATTGATTCTCACTGATTTTAACTGAGCAGGAAACCGCTGAAGGAGGTGTGGTAGTCAGCTGCCCAAACATGACTATTTGCGCGCATGCTCACATAAACCTGGTCTCCTTGCTGCATCTGCAGGACAACTGCATTTCCTCCATTatcagctccatcagagccTGTTTGGTGATCAGATGTTATGGCTACCATCTCGCTGTTCTTGAAGAGCGTCAGCACTGATgcatgttctcctccagcatgaTAGAAGAGGGTGAAACAATAAACACCTGTAACAGGTGCAGTGAAGACACCTGTGAAAACAACAGCGTTCATACATTTCATCGGTTTCTGGAAGGCTTTTGTATGTCACAGTAATAATTACAACATTAACACAGGTTTGGAGTTTCTCCCTTTAAAACTGTTGGTGGGGTAGATGTCATTTCCTATATTTCGATTGCATTTAACAGGTGGCTTGATTTTATCTGGCTATAGTAGC containing:
- the LOC115589114 gene encoding complement C1q-like protein 4: MSTCKPNTSDLGQSLYAMAEQLISLENRLKTLEEGKTKVAFSAMIEKGGAYGPFNTDVTLAFNKVFTNIGDAYNSSTGVFTAPVTGVYCFTLFYHAGGEHASVLTLFKNSEMVAITSDHQTGSDGADNGGNAVVLQMQQGDQVYVSMRANSHVWAADYHTSFSGFLLS